Proteins encoded by one window of Candidatus Nitrosocosmicus hydrocola:
- a CDS encoding SPL family radical SAM protein, giving the protein MELWYNKNTAPTFDIKTSKSILHPFTFGKHKGHTLNVYQGCQHRCGYCYATYEWSPEFYDKIYAKSNAPELLENELKNWRSGTIEPVMISSATDAYQPAESKYELTRKCIKILQKYNIPYYVFTKSTLISRDLELHEQYKDNCFMVWSVTTCNESLRRYLEPGTPPASIMFKIMRKFASKGIRCAVNIDPIIPLITDSMENINPIVTNCRTASVKNVFGSFLRIRFDIWQRMKMVFKLLNKDSDLIIKDYNKLYNFTEPIRHDHNLRIAKDYEIAFLHNLEKKVRENGMVIDFPSLKGISGGKSPKFKNVDKNQLTLTNYI; this is encoded by the coding sequence ATGGAGCTGTGGTATAATAAGAACACTGCACCTACATTTGATATTAAAACAAGCAAGAGTATTCTCCATCCCTTTACATTTGGGAAGCATAAAGGTCATACTCTGAATGTTTATCAAGGGTGTCAGCATCGATGTGGATACTGTTATGCTACTTATGAATGGTCTCCTGAATTTTATGATAAAATCTATGCCAAGAGTAATGCCCCAGAATTGTTGGAAAATGAATTAAAGAATTGGAGATCAGGAACTATCGAACCTGTTATGATATCATCAGCAACTGATGCGTACCAACCAGCAGAATCAAAGTATGAGTTGACCAGGAAATGCATCAAAATATTACAAAAGTATAACATTCCTTACTACGTGTTCACAAAATCGACCTTAATTTCGAGGGATTTGGAACTTCATGAACAGTATAAAGATAATTGTTTCATGGTGTGGTCTGTCACGACCTGTAATGAAAGCTTGCGACGTTATTTAGAACCTGGAACCCCTCCTGCTTCAATCATGTTTAAAATTATGAGGAAATTTGCTAGTAAAGGGATACGATGTGCTGTAAACATTGATCCAATAATTCCTCTAATTACCGACTCTATGGAAAATATCAACCCAATTGTCACCAATTGTCGGACTGCAAGTGTTAAGAACGTATTTGGTTCTTTTTTAAGGATCAGATTTGATATATGGCAAAGAATGAAAATGGTGTTTAAATTGTTAAACAAAGATTCAGATTTAATAATTAAAGACTACAATAAACTGTATAACTTTACAGAACCAATTCGACATGACCATAACTTAAGAATTGCTAAGGATTATGAGATCGCTTTTTTACACAATCTTGAAAAAAAGGTTCGCGAAAACGGAATGGTGATTGATTTTCCCAGTCTAAAAGGAATTAGCGGTGGTAAGAGTCCTAAATTCAAAAATGTTGATAAAAATCAACTTACACTGACCAATTATATCTAA
- a CDS encoding Rieske 2Fe-2S domain-containing protein: MASENWYKLGPVDDYKKIPLKEIKISNKLTIALSYHNGKFGAISNTCNHVGGPLGKGRLDDDGDYVVCPWHSWKFHRITGFGEPGFEEDRVPQYHLKIENNELFINLNPVTTRNKKPHPPHPLSRDNTRREGPIRIVGISTTVMDKDNPRYSTSEKLLKIALDHAKNDLKCDTLLIRLNELHFRSCEGYYSKSAKACTWPCSITQMDSSDQLDKVYEALVHWADVIVVSTPIRWGAASSLYYKMAERLNCIQNQITIQNKILIKNKVASFIITGGQDNVQDVAGHMLGFFAELGFLFPPFPFIAHSRGWSAEDMENNMIDVENSSDLKEGAKDLVRRCVEMAEILVVTDIFKRKVVLSGRKARKIEMSEKK, translated from the coding sequence ATGGCTAGTGAGAATTGGTATAAACTAGGACCTGTTGATGATTATAAGAAAATACCTCTTAAAGAAATTAAGATAAGCAACAAACTAACGATTGCTCTCTCATATCATAATGGAAAATTCGGAGCTATTTCTAATACATGCAATCACGTAGGAGGTCCGTTAGGGAAAGGTAGGTTGGATGACGATGGTGATTACGTCGTATGTCCATGGCATAGTTGGAAATTCCATCGAATTACAGGCTTCGGAGAACCTGGATTTGAGGAGGATCGAGTCCCTCAATATCACCTAAAGATTGAAAACAATGAATTGTTTATCAATCTGAACCCCGTTACTACTAGAAATAAAAAGCCTCATCCCCCTCATCCACTTTCTAGAGACAATACGCGAAGGGAAGGTCCAATACGAATTGTTGGGATATCGACTACCGTCATGGATAAGGATAATCCCAGATATTCTACTTCTGAGAAACTCCTCAAAATCGCATTAGATCATGCAAAAAATGATTTAAAATGTGATACTTTACTAATTAGATTAAATGAATTACATTTTAGAAGTTGTGAGGGTTACTATTCTAAAAGTGCTAAAGCGTGTACTTGGCCCTGTTCGATAACTCAAATGGATTCAAGTGATCAGTTGGATAAAGTATATGAAGCATTGGTACATTGGGCAGATGTCATCGTCGTCTCTACTCCTATAAGATGGGGAGCGGCCAGCTCCTTGTACTACAAAATGGCAGAGAGACTTAACTGTATTCAAAATCAGATCACGATCCAGAATAAAATCCTAATTAAAAATAAAGTGGCATCTTTTATAATAACGGGTGGACAGGATAATGTTCAAGACGTTGCTGGACATATGTTAGGTTTCTTTGCAGAACTTGGATTCTTGTTCCCGCCGTTTCCTTTCATTGCACACTCTAGAGGTTGGTCAGCTGAAGACATGGAAAACAATATGATTGATGTGGAAAATAGTAGCGACTTAAAAGAAGGTGCCAAGGATTTAGTCAGGAGATGTGTGGAAATGGCTGAAATTCTAGTAGTGACTGATATTTTCAAACGAAAAGTAGTGCTTTCGGGCAGGAAGGCTAGAAAAATAGAAATGAGTGAAAAAAAATAA
- a CDS encoding flavin reductase family protein has translation MTEFDISKLPSSSRYSILTSLVVPRPIAFVTTINENDVVNAAPFSYFNLMGNDPPIVALGIGKDESRKNGLKDTGYNIQKTREFVINIVNEDIIEKVNFTSIDFPPEMDESEIAGFTKLPSVKVKPPRIKESVSNFECRHLSTIEIGNDRVVIGEIIYLHIDEKYVTSRDNDHHVLTELIRPVGRMHGRDFYTRSTASLFRFARQSYNEWKNKLDEQNK, from the coding sequence ATGACCGAATTTGATATTTCCAAATTACCTTCTTCCAGTCGATATAGTATCCTAACTTCTTTAGTGGTGCCTCGACCAATTGCATTCGTGACTACTATAAATGAGAATGATGTAGTTAACGCAGCACCATTTTCATACTTTAATTTAATGGGAAATGATCCCCCAATAGTAGCACTTGGGATTGGTAAAGATGAATCTCGTAAAAATGGTTTAAAGGATACTGGATATAACATTCAAAAAACGAGAGAATTTGTAATAAATATAGTAAATGAGGATATAATAGAAAAGGTGAATTTTACATCAATCGACTTCCCTCCAGAAATGGATGAATCCGAGATCGCCGGGTTTACCAAGTTACCGTCTGTAAAAGTCAAGCCACCTAGAATCAAAGAATCTGTTTCTAATTTTGAATGTCGTCATTTAAGTACGATAGAGATAGGAAATGATCGAGTAGTAATAGGAGAAATAATTTATCTGCATATTGATGAAAAATATGTGACCTCACGAGATAATGATCACCATGTTCTTACTGAGCTCATAAGACCTGTTGGAAGGATGCACGGAAGAGATTTCTACACACGTTCTACCGCAAGCCTTTTTAGATTTGCACGACAAAGTTACAACGAATGGAAAAATAAACTAGATGAGCAAAATAAATAA
- a CDS encoding flavin reductase family protein, which yields MDLPWGSSSSNKFATTIGLITSNGPYHHNIMACEWTHHLSYSPGLVAVSLSPTKATVKNIQSSKEFGVNLCSTSQSILSSVSGGYSGRKYDKISALKELGFQFYQAKKTNTLMVKEASLNIECKLFNEITFGDHIMLIGEVLDATSNPEKQSLIYHNGKYWSMQEVIKPSQEERERIKNILEKHTKNNHKNLGD from the coding sequence ATGGATTTACCTTGGGGCTCTTCATCTTCCAACAAATTTGCCACTACTATTGGATTAATAACATCAAATGGGCCATATCATCATAATATAATGGCATGTGAGTGGACTCACCATCTTTCTTATTCCCCCGGACTAGTTGCAGTTTCATTGAGCCCAACGAAAGCCACTGTAAAAAATATACAATCTTCCAAGGAGTTTGGAGTTAATTTGTGCTCAACTAGTCAGTCAATTTTATCTAGTGTTTCGGGTGGATATAGCGGAAGAAAGTATGATAAAATTTCTGCTTTAAAAGAGTTAGGATTTCAATTTTATCAGGCAAAGAAAACTAATACATTGATGGTGAAAGAAGCCTCGCTAAATATCGAGTGCAAACTGTTTAATGAAATAACCTTTGGAGATCATATAATGTTAATCGGTGAGGTATTAGATGCCACTAGTAATCCTGAAAAACAATCACTAATTTATCACAACGGGAAATACTGGTCAATGCAAGAAGTAATTAAACCTAGTCAAGAGGAACGTGAAAGGATAAAAAATATTTTGGAAAAGCATACTAAAAACAATCACAAAAATCTGGGTGATTAA
- a CDS encoding SDR family oxidoreductase, producing MSKDQQAVAVVTGSSTGIGFETSLALARKGFNTCATMRDISKSKRLEDIAKEESLPLKVFEMDVDKDNSVITAIQKIVNEYGRIDILVNNAGYGLFGALEDFTISDFKKQFETNVFGMVRTIKSALPTMRVQKSGIIINISYLAGLAGIPSQTAYSGTKFAVEGISESLSYELEPIGIKVILVEPGVIKTEFVNDLVVPVNKYEIDKNGNSTNHSDDEVLDDSSSLSSLSFYKDTINKFLTFYFNVMSRAPHPVVVADEIIKVIEKSLSDRNPSAIQRITVGKDSKKYSKLKKDLTDNEFHELLKNDVLN from the coding sequence ATGTCCAAAGATCAACAAGCGGTAGCAGTTGTAACAGGAAGTTCGACGGGTATTGGATTTGAGACATCGTTAGCCCTTGCCCGTAAAGGTTTCAACACATGTGCTACTATGAGAGACATTTCAAAGTCCAAACGTTTAGAAGATATCGCGAAAGAAGAAAGCCTTCCCTTAAAAGTATTCGAAATGGACGTGGACAAAGATAATTCAGTCATCACTGCGATCCAGAAAATAGTCAATGAATATGGTCGAATTGATATCCTTGTGAATAACGCAGGATATGGTCTCTTTGGAGCCTTGGAAGATTTTACAATATCAGATTTTAAAAAACAATTTGAAACCAATGTATTTGGCATGGTTAGAACGATCAAAAGCGCCCTTCCTACAATGAGAGTACAAAAAAGTGGAATAATTATTAATATCAGTTATCTAGCAGGACTAGCTGGTATACCTTCGCAAACCGCTTATTCAGGTACAAAATTTGCAGTTGAGGGAATAAGTGAATCCTTGTCGTATGAACTGGAACCTATTGGAATTAAGGTGATACTAGTTGAACCCGGAGTCATAAAAACCGAATTTGTAAATGATCTAGTCGTGCCTGTAAACAAGTACGAGATTGACAAGAACGGAAATTCAACAAACCATTCTGATGATGAGGTTTTAGATGACTCATCATCTTTATCATCATTATCATTTTACAAGGATACGATAAATAAATTTTTAACTTTCTACTTCAATGTGATGAGTAGAGCACCTCACCCAGTGGTCGTCGCTGATGAAATAATCAAAGTTATCGAAAAGAGTTTATCCGATAGGAACCCTTCCGCCATTCAAAGAATTACAGTAGGAAAAGATTCCAAAAAATATTCGAAACTAAAAAAAGACCTGACCGATAATGAATTTCATGAGTTGTTGAAAAATGATGTACTGAATTGA
- a CDS encoding GNAT family N-acetyltransferase, which translates to MIDIQDVKLEGSHIILRSPRSDDLEGLSDAAIDGEIWTNPFANFPNVDEMSVYLQNMIHHDASFLPFIIIEKKSMRILGTTRFLAIDPSNRRVEIGHTWIAESFRRTFVNTEAKFLMLKFAFDKLNCIAVDIRTDVLNKVSRKAIERLGAKQDGILRNHKIMKNGRIRNTVCYSIISDEWPDVQENLSAKLNSYKDKLIHLSIYLMFFPFII; encoded by the coding sequence TTGATTGACATTCAAGATGTGAAGCTTGAGGGTAGCCATATCATATTGCGGTCTCCGAGATCTGATGATTTAGAAGGCTTGAGCGATGCTGCAATTGATGGTGAAATTTGGACAAACCCATTTGCAAATTTTCCTAATGTGGATGAAATGTCGGTATATTTACAGAACATGATTCATCATGATGCTTCCTTTCTACCATTTATAATAATTGAAAAGAAATCAATGAGGATTTTAGGAACCACGAGATTTCTTGCTATAGATCCTAGTAACCGTAGGGTTGAAATAGGTCATACTTGGATCGCAGAATCATTTCGTAGGACCTTCGTTAATACCGAAGCAAAATTCTTGATGTTAAAATTTGCATTTGACAAACTAAACTGTATAGCAGTAGATATTAGGACTGACGTTCTTAACAAAGTATCTAGAAAAGCCATTGAAAGACTTGGTGCAAAACAAGATGGGATTCTTAGGAATCACAAAATAATGAAAAATGGAAGGATTAGGAATACTGTTTGCTATAGTATTATTAGCGATGAATGGCCTGATGTACAGGAAAATCTTTCTGCCAAACTGAATAGTTATAAAGATAAGCTCATTCACTTGTCAATATATCTAATGTTTTTCCCATTCATCATCTAG
- a CDS encoding PQQ-dependent sugar dehydrogenase codes for MKRLVIFSTALIVMILILIVFKFVDYPSISNLFIIPHQKYESIEINPYYKDRISIELIAEGLSLPTSMTFVGNNSILVLEKDLGNVRLITDDVLQKDPIYTIQNISNEKEQGLLGIAALDMSKVPKEFQFDNHDLLNLPNSENNFANTSSSFITPTNNDSTFKIYLYVTEKGVITSSGYTNTTNHYLNDTTHNRVYEYNWNGPGGGNLSSPSLLLDLPSGPDPYHNGGKMHIDRQGNMYIIIGDLVTINNTLQNYPGGKNKSISTPNNSSVIIRINPLHESMIPTNNPFYLYYNNDTILQSMKLYYSYGIRNGFGLDTDPITGKLWNTENGENRYDEINLVEPGSNSGWNKIMGPFNRGNNTLLSDLVLLNGSHYSDPEFSWRYPVGVTDIEFLESSNLGKDLENNIFVGDINNGNVYLFKVNSNRTGIDIQKSVSTSENVKGLQDLVADNKSELEKIIFAKNFSGRITDIETGMDGSMYILTYFDGKVYKISPIEK; via the coding sequence ATGAAGAGGCTAGTCATATTTTCAACTGCTTTGATAGTCATGATACTGATACTAATTGTTTTCAAATTTGTTGATTATCCGAGTATTAGTAATTTGTTCATAATACCTCATCAAAAGTATGAATCAATAGAGATTAACCCTTATTATAAAGATAGAATTAGTATAGAGCTAATTGCAGAAGGATTATCACTTCCTACAAGTATGACTTTTGTAGGAAACAATTCCATATTAGTATTGGAAAAGGATCTAGGTAATGTTCGCTTGATAACAGATGATGTATTACAAAAAGATCCTATCTATACTATACAAAATATTTCAAATGAAAAAGAACAAGGCCTATTGGGCATAGCTGCATTAGACATGTCTAAAGTTCCCAAAGAATTTCAATTTGATAATCATGATCTTCTTAATCTTCCAAATTCTGAAAACAATTTCGCAAACACCTCCTCATCGTTTATAACCCCAACTAACAATGATTCTACTTTTAAAATTTACCTATATGTTACTGAAAAAGGTGTTATAACTTCTAGTGGCTACACTAATACTACTAATCACTATTTGAATGACACAACCCATAACAGAGTTTATGAATACAATTGGAATGGGCCAGGCGGTGGGAATTTGTCAAGTCCCTCTCTTTTACTTGATTTACCAAGTGGACCCGATCCATATCATAATGGTGGAAAAATGCATATTGATAGACAGGGTAATATGTACATAATAATTGGAGATTTAGTTACCATAAATAATACATTACAAAACTATCCCGGCGGAAAAAATAAATCCATTTCTACGCCCAACAATTCATCCGTTATCATTCGAATTAATCCTTTGCATGAATCCATGATCCCTACAAATAATCCATTTTACTTGTATTATAACAATGATACCATTCTCCAATCAATGAAACTCTATTATTCATACGGAATAAGAAACGGTTTCGGATTGGACACTGATCCAATAACGGGAAAATTATGGAATACTGAGAATGGTGAGAATAGATACGATGAAATTAACCTCGTTGAGCCTGGATCTAATAGCGGCTGGAACAAAATAATGGGCCCATTTAACAGAGGTAATAACACCCTACTTTCCGATTTGGTTTTATTGAATGGTTCTCATTATTCCGATCCGGAATTTAGTTGGCGTTATCCCGTTGGTGTTACAGACATCGAATTTTTAGAATCTTCAAACCTAGGTAAAGATCTAGAAAATAATATTTTTGTAGGAGATATTAACAATGGAAATGTGTATCTATTTAAGGTAAATTCAAATAGAACAGGAATCGATATTCAAAAAAGTGTATCTACAAGTGAGAATGTAAAAGGATTACAGGATCTAGTCGCTGACAACAAAAGTGAACTAGAGAAAATCATCTTTGCAAAGAATTTTTCAGGAAGAATTACTGATATTGAAACAGGAATGGATGGAAGTATGTATATATTAACATACTTTGATGGCAAAGTATATAAAATATCTCCAATAGAAAAATAG